The nucleotide sequence GATTATAATGAAATGCGGTGGTTGATAAATTTATGATTCCCCTTTCTTAGGCTAGATCGTTCATTTTCAATCCTTTTCTCCTTTCGCTTCTTCCTCATCAATTGGGGGCGCTTGCTTCTGTTTAAGGACGTATTACATAGTTTCTGCATATAATTTTGAATGCTGCACCAATCTAAGATTTAATGAATGATTATAAGTTAAATGGATTCATTACTTTGCTTTAATTTTCTTCTGCCAACATTTTATCCTGTGGTCTTTATAATTAAGCTTATTTCTGTACTGGCCACTGGGTCCGTCGTTTATATGTTTGCATTCTCTGTTACGTTGGTAAAAACAAAAATGCAATTTTAGCCACATGATTTATTATCAACTGAAAGATTGTTCTTTTATACATATTTCTTCCATTCATTATCAGATTGGCAAGAGGTGGTTATCCACTGCATGAGCCAAGTCCAGTGGTTGCTTTCCGTAATTTTGATGAGGAAGTGAGTCGCCCTGGGGCTGGTGTTTGGGGATCAGACCAGGGTGGTGGTGGTCCATCCACAACGGAGCATTCTCGGGATAATCTCGCTTCTCTTTACCGCCCGCCTTTCCATTTGATGTTCCAAGGGCCATTTGAAAAGGTagctttgtaatttatttgtttttTTGTTTCTGCTGTCTTATGATGTGATTATCACAAGTTAGAGAATGCCACAAGAAAGAATAGTTAAAAGGTGTCTATGTATATTGTATCAGGCTAAAGATGCTGCTTCTGTCAAGGACAAATGGCTCCTGGTGAATTTGCAATCCACCAAGGAGTTCAGCTCCCATATGGTATTCTATTTAACTCTTCTTTGATTCTTAATCATGGCTAATGTTCGACCATATCTCGCTCTGTAGCTTATAATCTGATTTCTTTCTACAGCTTAATCGGGACACATGGGGAAATGAGGCTGTCAGTGAACTGGTCGGTACTAATTTTATATTCTGGCAGGTTAGTAACTTGATATAAGAAGGTTTTCTTTCTTTGTGCTGCATTGTTTCTGTGAAATGTTCTTCTGGTTATCTTTTCAAGCAGATAATACTGGGAAATTGTCGCCCTTCTTTTACCAGGAACTAATATTTCCTTTTCTCCTGTCTAAAAGAAAATTTATTTTTTCCTCTCCCAGTTATCTTCTTTACTATAATTACGGTTATTGGATTTTTATGTAACATGGTGTTGAAATTTCTTCATCTTTCTGATCTTGCATTGTGGGGTGTAGGTGTATGATGACACAACCGAGGGCCGGAAAGTCCGCACCTATTATAGGTTAGATTCTATACCAGTTGTTCTGGTCATCGATCCAATTACAGGGCAAAAAATGCGGGCATGGACAGGAATGATTCAGCCAGAGTGTTTGCTGGAGGTACGTCATTCTTGTCAATGTGCTCGAAAGTAAGAAGCTCTGTAAATGCTTCCTTATAAGTCTTTGTCTTTTGATTGTAGGATCTTGTACCATTCTTGGATGGTGGCCCAAAGGATCATCATATAACTCTTTCTCACAAACGTGGCCGTAAAGAAACCTCTATACCCCCTCCTGCTCAGAAAATCAAAGGTGATTGTTGGTTCTCTTAAAACTGATATTTTTGGTCAGTTTTGTAGCATTAAATTATGTGATTTGCAGTTTTTGGACTTTAAGCTTGAACACTTGGACTTTTATGTATGTCACTTAGTATCCGCAGATAAAACTGATGAAGAAGAGGAAATGATACAAGCATTGGCGGCTTCTATGCGAAGCCTGAAAGATTCACCCGATAAAGAAGATGCAAAAGACAGCAAGGaaaaggaggaagaagaagaaatgagcccCACTACTAAGAACCCGATAGTGTATCAACCTCTTCCTGAAGAACCTAAGGGTGATAGGAGCCTCCTCTGCCGGGTCGGAGTTCGTCTTCCTGATGGACGCAGGGTCCAAAGAAATTTCCTACGAACTGATCCAATACAGGTATAAAATTCAGACTTTTGAAAAGAAACGTACCTGTTTGTATTTTTTACTAaagtacaaggaccataccatattatGCTTTTGTTCATTAAAGACACCCTAAACTTTCTTTATTTTCTGCAGCTGCTGTGGTCAT is from Rutidosis leptorrhynchoides isolate AG116_Rl617_1_P2 unplaced genomic scaffold, CSIRO_AGI_Rlap_v1 contig26, whole genome shotgun sequence and encodes:
- the LOC139882358 gene encoding plant UBX domain-containing protein 7-like; the protein is MDGILSANEQQLMVSSFLEIAAGQTADTARQFLEATSWKLEEAIQLFFVGDGIGAITSAPRSNPDGDGNALADHGQRGLTNVIDENAQIAQDAGDGVRAPLPVVRETLYDDALMARLARGGYPLHEPSPVVAFRNFDEEVSRPGAGVWGSDQGGGGPSTTEHSRDNLASLYRPPFHLMFQGPFEKAKDAASVKDKWLLVNLQSTKEFSSHMLNRDTWGNEAVSELVGTNFIFWQVYDDTTEGRKVRTYYRLDSIPVVLVIDPITGQKMRAWTGMIQPECLLEDLVPFLDGGPKDHHITLSHKRGRKETSIPPPAQKIKVSADKTDEEEEMIQALAASMRSLKDSPDKEDAKDSKEKEEEEEMSPTTKNPIVYQPLPEEPKGDRSLLCRVGVRLPDGRRVQRNFLRTDPIQLLWSFCASQLEEAERKPFRLAEAIPGATKSLDYNSNVTFAESGLANSMISVTWE